One genomic window of Camelina sativa cultivar DH55 chromosome 5, Cs, whole genome shotgun sequence includes the following:
- the LOC104785846 gene encoding SWR1 complex subunit 2-like: MEIDKEEPVVFLDRTTRATRGKRMTKLLDDEVEEDEQFWNQEALKEEEHDDEYEAEGEVADEFDSDFNDDEPEPEAVAENEKVERDQPKKRLIYPGKPASKKKKKKTKVISKLEDTPADEKPGEGMGNKEQDEKEENEAQEDMESEKVIRKSTRTSVVVRQAERDALRAAIQATTKPIQRKKVGEEKRMTQEEMLLEAAQTEIMNLRNLERVLAREEEVKKKAIVHKAVYKGPQSRYISKDGCNYLEFSNGASFNSELSTKFVPYPEKALCVITGLPAKYRDPKTGLPYATKDAFKAIRERFMDEHDGLRKKMEMGDLFYTLVAKGFTRKQKRTKIPRLNKSFTLRNSARFLRFESEEESEEDSE, translated from the exons ATGGAAATCGATAAAGAGGAGCCAGTGGTGTTCTTGGACCGTACAACCCGAGCAACTCGGGGTAAACG GATGACCAAGTTGCTTGATGacgaagtagaagaagatgaacagtTTTGGAATCAAGAAGCTCTTAAAgag GAGGAACATGATGATGAATATGAAGCAGAAGGTGAAGTTGCTGATGAATTTGATAGCGACTTCAATGACGAT GAGCCCGAGCCAGAAGCAGTAgcagaaaatgaaaaagtagaGAG GGATCAGCCAAAGAAGCGGCTGATTTACCCTGGGAAACCTgcatcaaagaaaaagaagaagaagacgaaggtaATTTCAAAACTAGAAGATACTCCTGCAGATGAGAAGCCAGGTGAAGGAATGGGAAACAAGGAACAAGACGAAAAGGAAGAGAATGAAGCACAAGAAGATATGGAAAGTGAGAAGGTCATTAGGAAATCTACCCGGACTTCAGTAGTTGTGCGGCAAGCAGAAAGAGATGCGTTGCGTGCTGCTATACAGGCGACAACAAAG CCAATACAAAGGAAAAAAGTAGGGGAGGAAAAACGGATGACGCAAGAAGAAATGCTTCTGGAAGCTGCTCAAACAG AAATCATGAATTTGAGGAATTTAGAACGTGTCTTGGCaagggaagaagaagtgaaaaagaAAGCGATTGTGCATAAAGCAGTCTACAAGGGTCCTCAGAGTCGGTATATTTCAAAAGATG GATGCAACTATTTAGAATTCAGTAATGGTGCGTCGTTCAATTCAGAGTTGTCAACGAAGTTTGTTCCCT ATCCAGAAAAAGCTTTATGTGTGATTACGGGATTACCTGCCAA GTACCGCGATCCAAAAACTGGTCTTCCTTATGCAACTAAAGACGCCTTCAAAGCAATACGTGAAAG GTTCATGGACGAACACGAtggtttgagaaagaaaatggaGATGGGAGATTTGTTTTATACACTTGTGGCGAAAGgttttacaagaaaacaaaagagaacaaagaTTCCGAGGCTAAACAAATCATTTACCCTCAGAAACTCAGCTCGTTTCCTTAGGTTCGAGtctgaagaagaaagtgaagaagattcagaataA
- the LOC104785848 gene encoding pentatricopeptide repeat-containing protein At2g36730-like, producing MSSFKSKKHQCLILLKLCSSIKHLLQIHGQVHVSALQNDSFIISELVRVSSLSHAKDLTFARTLLLHSSDSTPSTWNMLSRGYSSSDSPVESIWVYSEMKRRMIKPNKLTFPFLLKACASFLGLTAGRQIQVEVFKHGFDSDVYVGNNLIHLYGTCKKTSSARKVFDEMTERNFVSWNSIMTALVENGKFNSAIECFLEMIGLRFCPDETTMVVLLSACVGNLSLGKLIHSQVMVRELELNCRLGTALVDMYAKSGGLEYARLVFERMADKNVWTWSAMIVGLAQYGFAGEALQLFSKMMKESSVRPNYVTFLGVLCACSHTGMVEDGYRYFHEMEETQEIKPMMIHYGAMVDVLGRAGRLNEAYDFIKKMPFEPEAVVWRTLLSACTIHHDDDDKGIGEKVKKRLIELEPKRSGNMVIVANRFAEAGMWDEAAEVRKVMKETKMKKIAGESCLELEGSVHRFFSGYDPRSEYVSIYELLDLFKFHHLTYDNHLLSSVI from the coding sequence ATGTCGAGCTTCAAATCCAAGAAACACCAATGCCTTATCTTACTCAAGCTTTGTTCCTCAATCAAACATCTTTTACAGATCCATGGCCAAGTCCATGTCTCCGCTCTCCAAAATGATAGCTTTATCATCAGCGAGCTTGTACGTGTATCTTCACTATCTCACGCCAAGGACCTTACTTTTGCACGAACCCTTCTGCTACACTCTTCAGATTCAACACCTTCCACTTGGAATATGCTCAGCAGAGGCTATTCATCGAGTGATTCTCCTGTAGAATCGATTTGGGTTTACTCTGAGATGAAGAGACGAATGATCAAACCTAATAAGCtcacttttccttttcttctcaaggCTTGTGCTTCGTTTTTAGGTCTCACTGCAGGGAGACAGATCCAAGTCGAGGTTTTTAAACATGGGTTTGATTCTGATGTCTATGTTGGGAACAATCTTATTCACCTCTATGGTACTTGTAAGAAAACTTCTAGTGCCAGgaaggtgttcgacgaaatgaCTGAGAgaaattttgtttcttggaaCTCGATCATGACTGCTCTCGTTGAGAATGGTAAGTTCAATTCAGCGATTGAGTGTTTTCTAGAGATGATTGGTTTGCGGTTTTGTCCGGATGAGACGACGATGGTGGTTTTGCTCTCTGCGTGTGTTGGTAACTTGAGCTTGGGGAAATTGATACATTCACAGGTGATGGTACGAGAGTTAGAGTTAAACTGTAGACTTGGTACTGCACTTGTTGACATGTATGCAAAGTCTGGTGGATTAGAGTATGCTAGGTTAGTTTTCGAAAGAATGGCTGATAAAAATGTTTGGACTTGGAGTGCTATGATTGTAGGATTAGCACAATATGGTTTTGCAGGAGAAGCACTTCAACTTTTCTCGAAGATGATGAAAGAATCGTCTGTGAGACCAAACTACGTGACATTTCTCGGTGTTTTATGCGCGTGTAGCCACACGGGAATGGTGGAGGACGGGTACAGATACTTCCACGAAATGGAAGAAACACAAGAGATCAAACCAATGATGATTCATTATGGTGCAATGGTTGATGTATTAGGACGTGCAGGTAGACTAAACGAGGCGTATGACTTTATAAAGAAAATGCCTTTTGAGCCTGAGGCGGTTGTTTGGAGAACTCTACTCTCTGCGTGTACTAtccatcatgatgatgatgataaagggATTggagagaaagtaaaaaagagatTGATTGAGTTAGAGCCAAAGAGAAGTGGGAATATGGTGATTGTGGCGAATAGGTTTGCGGAAGCGGGGATGTGGGATGAAGCAGCTGAAGTTAGGAAGGTAATGAAGGAAACTAAGATGAAGAAAATCGCAGGAGAGAGTTGTCTAGAGCTAGAAGGTTCAGTTCATAGATTTTTCTCTGGATATGATCCTCGTTCTGAGTATGTTTCTATCTATGAGTTGTTAGATTTGTTCAAGTTTCATCACTTGACATATGACAATCATTTGTTGTCTAGTGTGATCTGA
- the LOC104785847 gene encoding UDP-glycosyltransferase 73C1-like: protein MLFVLSCITHFNYGFVFMAIYSTEKKHTKSESKQNKNKKNLREFLMASETSHQFPSLHFVLFPFMAQGHMIPMVDIARLLAQRGVTTTIVTTPHNAARYKNVLSRAIQSGLPINLVQIKFPSQESGSSEGHENLDLLDSLGVSLTFFQATNMLGEPVEKLLKEIQPRPSCIIADMCLPYTNRVAKSLGIPKIIFHGMCCFNLLCMHIMHQNHELLEVLESEKEYFSIPNFPDKVELTKSQLPTILAPGDWKEFLDGITEADNTSYGVIVNTFEELEPAYVRDYKKVKASKVWSIGPVSLCNKVGEDKAERGNKADIDQEECIKWLDSKEEGSVLYVCLGSICNLPLSQLKEIGLGLEESQRPFIWVIRGWERYNELVDWITESGFKERTKERGLLIRGWSPQMLILSHPAVGGFLTHCGWNSTFEGITSGVPLLTWPLFGDQFCNQKLVVQVLKVGVSAGVEEVMRWGEEEKIGVLVDKEGVKKEVEELMGDSNDAKERRKRVKELGELAHRAVEEGGSSHSNITLLLQDIMQRAVQSKN, encoded by the coding sequence AtgctttttgttctttcttgcaTCACACATTTTAATTATGGGTTTGTTTTCATGGCTATTTATAGCacagagaagaaacacacaaaatcagaatcaaagcaaaacaaaaacaaaaagaacttaagAGAGTTCCTCATGGCATCCGAAACTAGCCACCAATTTCCTTCTCTTCACTTTGTTCTCTTCCCTTTTATGGCCCAAGGTCACATGATCCCCATGGTCGATATTGCAAGGCTCTTGGCTCAGCGAGGGGTGACTACAACCATTGTCACGACGCCTCACAACGCGGCCCGGTACAAGAACGTTCTCAGCCGGGCCATCCAGTCTGGCTTGCCCATCAATCTTGTGCAGATAAAGTTTCCATCTCAAGAATCGGGTTCATCGGAAGGACATGAGAATTTGGACTTGCTCGATTCGTTGGGGGTGTCATTAACCTTCTTTCAAGCAACTAATATGCTGGGGGAACCGGTCGAGAAGCTCTTGAAAGAGATTCAACCTAGGCCAAGCTGCATAATTGCCGACATGTGTTTGCCATATACAAACAGAGTTGCCAAGAGCCTTGGCATACCAAAAATCATCTTTCATGGCATGTGTTGCTTCAATCTTCTTTGTATGCATATTATGCACCAAAACCACGAGCTCTTGGAAGTGTTAGAGTCTGAAAAGGAGTACTTCTCCATTCCAAATTTCCCTGACAAAGTTGAGTTAACAAAATCTCAGCTTCCAACTATCTTAGCTCCTGGAGATTGGAAAGAGTTTCTTGACGGAATAACAGAAGCGGATAACACTTCGTATGGTGTGATTGTTAACACCTTTGAAGAGCTTGAGCCAGCTTATGTTAGAGACTACAAGAAAGTTAAAGCGAGTAAGGTATGGAGCATCGGACCGGTTTCCTTGTGCAACAAGGTAGGAGAAGACAAAGCTGAGAGGGGAAACAAGGCGGACATTGATCAAGAAGAGTGTATTAAATGGCTTGATTCTAAAGAAGAAGGTTCGGTTCTATATGTTTGCCTTGGAAGTATATGCAATCTTCCTCTGTCTCAGCTCAAAGAGATAGGGTTAGGCCTGGAGGAATCCCAAAGACCATTCATTTGGGTCATAAGAGGTTGGGAGAGATATAACGAGTTAGTTGACTGGATCACAGAGAGCGGTTttaaagaaagaaccaaagaaagaGGCCTTCTCATAAGAGGATGGTCACCTCAAATGCTTATCCTTTCACATCCTGCCGTTGGAGGATTCTTGACAcactgtggatggaactcaaCTTTCGAAGGAATCACCTCGGGAGTTCCATTGCTCACATGGCCATTGTTTGGAGATCAGTTCTGCAACCAGAAACTGGTTGTGCAGGTGCTAAAAGTAGGTGTAAGTGCCGGGGTTGAAGAGGTCATGAGAtggggagaagaagagaaaataggAGTGTTGGTGGATAAAGAAGGGGTAAAGAAGGAAGTGGAAGAGTTAATGGGTGATAGTAATGATGCtaaggagagaagaaaaagagtcaaAGAGCTTGGAGAATTAGCTCACAGGGCCGTGGAGGAAGGAGGCTCTTCTCATTCCAACATTACATTATTGCTACAAGACATAATGCAACGGGCAGTACAATCCAAGAACTGA